The sequence cattgagCTATGAATGTATGTGAAGAACATCTTAACATAACAATAGATGACAATGAGATTATTGTTGGTGCcaaagatataataaagagCATTAGACCATCTTGGCCTTTGCAACACCTGCATTTCAAGgtaataactttatattttcgctattacattttcttttattaatcgaTAGCAACAAATAAACGACAGTAATTGCTTCAAAACTAAATTGTATATCTCTGGAGTCTAcagcatttaaaaaagtaaagtcTTAAAAAATAGGTTGTCTAACTACATTTACAGTGATCTTTTACATTGatctatacaaattatctTCCCGATAGgttattttttacctttacaTACATTGATATATGATATGAATTTCAATATCCCTCATAgattagtatttatatttttattacgatttattgtatttatacttttgtatatACAAACAATTTGAATcagttttatcaaatttattaataagtaaacaacaagaaatatgaatatgtatatatgtatatatatataaagtaaaaggACTGATAAGAGTATAGCTCAGTTAAGGTAAATCAATAGTAGGGTAGTTCaatagtttataatatatatttcacattttatacatgtaatattcattagatatatttcaatttacttgatataattgtattacaactataagaatttttttgtttcaggtaTTTACCGATGGAAGAACAAATAAGTTAATAGGAGTATGGTACTCGGGGCATTATAAAGATATGGTTCTGATTAGAATTTATGGCAACAATTCAGATTTATTGATTGACCgaaaaagtgaaataaaaaatattcgggTAAAAATCTTATTGACTTTATATGTTGTCATCCTAtttgtatttcaatttataatttagttgtaatttatttgtaatgtatTTCTTTGATTAAAGTACGTATAAATACAAGTAGCCTATACATAACATGaagaaatataacaaattcaaATGTTATTTAACGTGTAGAGAAACATACTAATGtacagaataaatatttttgtatagatATTAAACAAGGCTGGATACACTCATTGCATTTATGCTACATTTAACAATGGGTTTGCCTATGAATTCTTAGAAGGTGAAACTTTAACCAGTGAAACAGTAAGGAATCCGAAAGTATACCCATTAATTGCGAAACGTATGGCTGAAATGCACAATCTTGAATTTGAAAACGAGTCTGTACCAAAAGAAGCTTTTATTTGggaaaaaacaaagaaatttatggAAATTATGCCTAAAAATTTCTCCAATTCCCTCAAGCAAACAAAGTAAGCGATTACAATAGATTTtcctatttatattataatatatatccaAAGATATATTCAAATGACTTAGTTATTGTAATAGTTTTCATTTCAAGGTTTAAAATGTTGATACCATCTTATGCGATATTGGAGAAAGAATATCAGATATTGAAAAGTACGCTTTCCCATGTGAACAGTCCAGTAGTGTTCGCTCACAATGATCTTTTACtaggaaatatattatacaatcaaAGACAATTAAGCGTCGTTTTTATCGATTATGAATACACTGCGTTCAACTATCAAgcatttgatataattaatcactTTACAGAATTCGCTGgtaattgtgcatttttcaATGCTCTTAAGAATAtactagtttaaaaaaaaacacgcgcacgtgtgtgtgcgtgtatatattatatctgtatatttGTATTGTATAGAAATCCGAGTGCAACAAAATataactaaagaaaaaaatttttttacacatttaagGTTTTGATGAGCCAGATTATTCTTTGTATCCAGAtgaaaatttccaaaaaatgtGGTTGAGAGAATATTTGCAAGTGTACAACGCAACAACTAACGTGTCTGAAAAAGatgttgataaattatattggcaaattactaaatttactCCCTTGCCGCACTTTTTTTGGGGCTGTTGGGCCCTTATTCAGAGCGAACATTCACATATTGGTTTTGATTTTTTGGcgtaagttttttatttattgatagaaattatatttacatatctacTATCAAATTTAATGTGATAGAaagagtaataataaaaaagataaaataatggcAATAATATTGGCCAATAGATAATCATTTTCTTGTGCAATAGGAAAGTTaggaaatgaaatattttgaccaagtaattattacattaaatttttacatggtTTTCAGATATGCTGCAATACGTTTCAACGAATATTTTCGatggaaagaaaaaatctCTAAGCTGAAAACAGAATATGACAAATGAGACaatgacattaaaatttaaacaattcaaATAGATAATATGgcattttttgaaatgttcattcctgttgaaatatttttgtcttgaATGTATATGTTGActattgtattatatgtatatgtgtacatattcTATTGACACATGGTAATTTGTATATgatgtatttacatatatgtgtcTGATTAATAATTGTGGTCCATTATGACCAGTACTTTATTGGTGCTAGTCTAGTAgtgtgcaatatatatatatacacaaatgtATCTTAATGATTATATTCATGAATGAATTAAAATGAGCACGAGAAAAGAttacaatttcattaatttttattttagttttctttGTAGATCtttatacgtgtgtgtgtgtgtgtgtgtgtgtgtgtgtgtgtgtgtgtgtgtgtgtgtgtgtgtgtgtgtgtgtgtgtgtgtgtgtgtgtgtgtgtgtgtgtgtgtgtgtgaggcAGTCCCTTTctgtaagaataattataatatcccTCTGTGGTACTTAACAATGTGGAGGCAAATAGTGTGAATCTaatcttacaaataaatatgatgGTTACATTGCAGAATTTCTCTTTAAACGAAAATTCTCAGAAAGCTCACACACTCCTATCCTCCTTTCCTTCCCTCCCTCTACACTTGTTATCTGCAATTAATTAACGAGCAATGCAAACAACATGTATATCTCgctaatacaaaattaaaaataaacaggcaaatttaaaaattatagatttcctACTTATCgacataacaaatttttagtcTAAAAATCctcgatgtttttttttctctaaaaagaacctattttcaaaatttgaactaaaccGAAGTATGACCGTTTTCATAGGTATGTACAgtctaaaatcaattttagatGACAATGAATGGGATTATCGATAACAGTATTAATTAAGTTACCAGCAAAAgtattaaatcttaattataattataaataggtGTCTTTATTTACCAGCAATTGGTAGTTGATGAATTGAAACTAACTCGAGGCGCTTGTATACTTGCGCACTAAATAAACGTAATAGATGTCATTAGACGTTCTCTTACTCTCACTtagaaaatatacatagaTACATCGATCGTCCGTGAAACGACCGTTTCCCGAAACGAACGATCGTATAATAGTAACGATTCTCGTTGCGCCACTTGCAACGTTTATCGGCGTTTATTTTCAATTGATTTTTGTTGGGACCATCTTTCGGAAGGACGTGCCGATTTACCAAACGAGAGAGATAGCTGTTTTAGAAGTCTATGTTTTATTTGATCGCAAACGACACAACTGCACGCTTCTCGATATTCTTTGGTCGATAAACGATCACGTTTCGACGCGGTGACGATACCTGTTTATTCGACAGTTCTGGACATCttaaaggaagagagagagagagagagagagagagagagagagagagagagagagagcacgcAGCAGAGTGCCGAGCCGCAAACTCGCAACGTCGCAAGCTGAAACTATACCTGCGACAAAGTGCGTAGTTCGCAATCTCGTGTTGAATCGCACATCTTCAATCTccaaaaaaggaagaaaagaacGCTGTATTTTCTCGGCCACACTACGCGTTTACCAATCGTTTACCGAAAGATGCACATCACCTGCAAATGCTTGAACGTATCCATCGAATCCAGGAGTACAGAGTTACAACGGACTAATGTCGAATTAACCGACCTGGAGCGCGCTGATGCTTTCTTTCGCGAGGTGAGCAAAAGCTTTTTTCACTCTTTTgtcctttctttttcctttgaaAAATCCTAAATACgatgaaatttttgaagaaaaaaagaaaagaaagctGAAAAACCCGAGAATCCCCGATAAACGATGTACTCCGGCTCTTGTTTTtcctttctcctcctcctcctcctcctcctcctcctcctcctcctcccctcctccTTTGTCCCCTTTCCCCTTACTCGTTCTACTTCTACTGCAAAATTATGACCGGTATGAATTTAAGAGACTTTAACCATTTTATTCTCTTGTCGTAGATGTAAAaagatgtatattttattcattgtcGATTTCCGCGTAGAGATCTCTGTGACATGTAAACTCATTACTATTATTGCGAATATTacgattatataaatttctttttttttttacagagcaATGATAATCTTGAGTTAGTATTTCGTATATTGAAAGCGGGCTGGttcatcttttatcttttgtatatatgttgctcgatattttgaaataataaaatatttagagactaaattaattctttttgagtTTTGCGATTTTGTCATGAAATAATATCTGCACAAGTGTCactcttttataataaattattttgtatattataattaaaacatgaaacaattcattaaacatttaccaaacatattttaataatgtggATCTTGATTTTATCTTTGACAGGATTTGGCGAGTGTaccggaattaaaaaatattactaaagaACAACCTGGTTTAATGGAAATAAGAAATGTTGGTTCATGGATTATACATCGTTGTTACAATTGCTCGATGTATACTCATGCTGTTCATAGAGAATACGGTGCTGCTTTAGTccttattaataacaatattcttGTAAGTTCCTTAGACAAACCATCCACatatacaaaagtatttatttataatacagttGTACAATATTCCATGAGATAATCgtccaaatttaaaaaaatggtaaaaaaaatctttgttttttataatatgatttgttttatttgacatGTTAACTTATTCCCCTTATATTATTGCTGCTGATATGACAATATATTGTAATGGATAGTATCAGTGGCATAGCCAGGAAAGAGTCCATGGAAGGAAGCCTCCCCTCCACCCTCCAAAGATTTCAAGTTAATGACTAAAAGTCATAATAGAAAATGAATACTTGCCAAggaaatctaaatttaaattttcaccaATGTTGCCCAATGTTTTGTGTGATAATTCTTTTCGTTAAAgagatatttgtttttctcaaagatatttaaaaatatttagatctTAGTATTTGGTTGTTTAATTTGTTCTTCTACCTCATATAAGTTAGGTATTTAATGTTAGATTTGTTGTTTGTGCTTGGTTAAaaagatttgtaatttttaatataaaagaaacattaatcTCGTTTTTGTATCaaag is a genomic window of Monomorium pharaonis isolate MP-MQ-018 chromosome 7, ASM1337386v2, whole genome shotgun sequence containing:
- the LOC105838319 gene encoding ethanolamine kinase 1 isoform X2, with product MVLIRIYGNNSDLLIDRKSEIKNIRILNKAGYTHCIYATFNNGFAYEFLEGETLTSETVRNPKVYPLIAKRMAEMHNLEFENESVPKEAFIWEKTKKFMEIMPKNFSNSLKQTKFKMLIPSYAILEKEYQILKSTLSHVNSPVVFAHNDLLLGNILYNQRQLSVVFIDYEYTAFNYQAFDIINHFTEFAGFDEPDYSLYPDENFQKMWLREYLQVYNATTNVSEKDVDKLYWQITKFTPLPHFFWGCWALIQSEHSHIGFDFLAYAAIRFNEYFRWKEKISKLKTEYDK
- the LOC105838319 gene encoding ethanolamine kinase 1 isoform X1, which gives rise to MNVCEEHLNITIDDNEIIVGAKDIIKSIRPSWPLQHLHFKVFTDGRTNKLIGVWYSGHYKDMVLIRIYGNNSDLLIDRKSEIKNIRILNKAGYTHCIYATFNNGFAYEFLEGETLTSETVRNPKVYPLIAKRMAEMHNLEFENESVPKEAFIWEKTKKFMEIMPKNFSNSLKQTKFKMLIPSYAILEKEYQILKSTLSHVNSPVVFAHNDLLLGNILYNQRQLSVVFIDYEYTAFNYQAFDIINHFTEFAGFDEPDYSLYPDENFQKMWLREYLQVYNATTNVSEKDVDKLYWQITKFTPLPHFFWGCWALIQSEHSHIGFDFLAYAAIRFNEYFRWKEKISKLKTEYDK